From one Methanolobus chelungpuianus genomic stretch:
- a CDS encoding type I restriction-modification enzyme R subunit C-terminal domain-containing protein: MQTLTEKQTRKKLIDPLLVTEGWKVALYDYTKVLSEYNKCAIGEYPTSNGPADYALCVDGKILGIIEAKKVTLGPQNVLTQAERYSKGVSNSGFNFDGFKVPFLYSTNGTEILYHDVRNPLNRSRKVSGFHTPEALLERLNIDNDETITSFFSIPDNQYMRPYQCEACDSVGKAIANKKRTMMLAMATGTGKTFTVVNLIYRLMKAGVAKRVLFLVDRRALAAQAVRAFSSFETEQGLKFDKTYEVYSQRFQRGDLGEDETFDVNAMPESYLTDPKPEHSFVYVSTIQRMTINLFGKTSAFSCCDETEDEDASQLNIPIHAFDLIIADECHRGYSAQEISTWRKTLDHFDAIKVGLTATPAAHTSAYFKEIVYKYGYEQAVRDGYLVDYDIVALESGVRMNGIFLHEGEAVEVIDPETGLRDIDMLEDEREFSAEKIEREITSIDSNRKILEEIKRYADEHEKRYGRFPKTLIFAVNDIAFTSHADQIVDLARDVFGKGDSFVQKITGKVDRPLQRIREFRNRKMPGIAVTVDLLSTGVDVPDLEYIVFLRYVKSRILFEQMMGRGTRKGEHYPDKSHFVVFDCFGGTLIDYFKSVTGVTAEPPQKEVKPISKVIEDIWNNRDRKYNTRILTKRLNRIDKEMSGEARDMFSAFIEKGDLKSFAISLERRLEEDFTGTMEVLRNKDFLNLLENYPRPKKTFYVDYGERDSVSSTWIVRDASGNEYRPDDYLELFSNFVKENPEKIAAIGILLDRPQEWSTDALEELKKKLESSQQRFTVENLQRAHQIKYSKALVDIISMIKHAASEEEALLTAEERVSNAFSKVTMGKSFTTDQLLWLERIKSHLIANLSIDKEDFDYIPVFADYGGWNKANRIFEGQLVTLITEFNRAVAA, translated from the coding sequence ATGCAAACTCTTACCGAAAAGCAGACAAGGAAAAAGCTCATTGATCCTTTGCTGGTTACAGAAGGTTGGAAGGTTGCACTCTATGATTACACAAAGGTACTATCAGAGTACAATAAATGTGCAATTGGGGAATATCCCACTTCTAATGGTCCTGCTGATTATGCATTGTGTGTGGACGGGAAGATACTTGGAATCATTGAAGCCAAGAAAGTCACTTTAGGACCACAAAATGTCCTCACACAGGCAGAAAGATACTCAAAAGGAGTGTCTAATAGTGGGTTTAATTTTGATGGGTTTAAAGTTCCGTTTTTGTATTCAACAAACGGTACAGAAATATTGTATCATGATGTTCGTAATCCTCTGAATCGCTCTAGAAAAGTATCAGGTTTCCATACACCCGAAGCTTTGCTTGAAAGACTAAACATTGATAATGATGAGACAATAACTAGCTTCTTTTCCATTCCAGATAATCAATACATGAGACCATACCAATGTGAAGCGTGTGATTCTGTTGGGAAGGCTATTGCCAACAAGAAAAGAACAATGATGCTTGCGATGGCAACAGGAACGGGGAAAACATTCACTGTTGTAAATCTCATCTATCGATTAATGAAAGCAGGTGTCGCTAAAAGGGTTTTGTTCTTAGTAGATCGAAGGGCTCTTGCTGCACAGGCTGTTAGGGCTTTTTCATCTTTTGAAACTGAACAGGGTTTAAAGTTCGATAAGACCTATGAAGTTTATAGCCAGCGTTTTCAGCGTGGTGACCTTGGAGAGGATGAAACTTTTGATGTAAATGCAATGCCTGAATCTTACCTGACTGACCCTAAACCGGAACACAGCTTTGTATATGTTTCTACTATCCAGAGAATGACAATAAACCTGTTTGGGAAAACATCTGCGTTCTCCTGTTGTGATGAGACTGAAGATGAAGATGCAAGTCAGTTAAATATTCCCATACATGCTTTTGACTTAATTATTGCTGATGAATGTCATAGGGGTTACTCTGCACAGGAAATTTCTACTTGGAGAAAGACCCTTGACCATTTTGATGCTATAAAAGTAGGACTTACAGCTACTCCTGCCGCTCACACGTCTGCATATTTCAAGGAGATTGTTTACAAGTATGGTTATGAGCAGGCTGTCAGGGATGGTTATCTAGTAGATTATGATATTGTAGCCCTGGAATCCGGTGTTCGCATGAACGGTATTTTTCTTCATGAAGGAGAGGCTGTTGAGGTTATAGACCCTGAAACCGGACTTCGTGATATTGACATGCTTGAGGATGAAAGGGAGTTTTCAGCGGAGAAAATAGAACGAGAAATAACATCTATTGATTCAAACAGGAAGATCCTTGAAGAGATTAAACGCTATGCAGATGAACATGAAAAGAGATATGGACGTTTTCCTAAGACTCTGATTTTTGCTGTGAATGATATAGCTTTTACTTCTCATGCTGATCAAATCGTTGATCTTGCAAGAGATGTTTTTGGAAAAGGAGATTCTTTTGTTCAGAAGATTACAGGTAAGGTAGACCGTCCTTTGCAGAGAATAAGGGAATTCAGGAATAGAAAAATGCCTGGAATTGCTGTGACTGTTGATCTTCTCTCAACCGGAGTTGATGTTCCAGATCTTGAATATATTGTTTTCTTGAGATATGTTAAATCAAGAATCCTATTTGAACAAATGATGGGGAGAGGAACTAGAAAGGGCGAGCACTATCCTGATAAATCTCACTTTGTAGTCTTTGATTGTTTTGGAGGGACTCTCATTGATTATTTCAAATCAGTTACAGGAGTGACAGCAGAACCTCCACAAAAAGAAGTTAAGCCAATTAGCAAGGTAATTGAAGACATCTGGAATAACCGGGACAGGAAATATAATACTCGTATTCTTACAAAGCGTCTCAACAGGATAGACAAGGAGATGAGTGGGGAAGCGCGTGATATGTTCAGTGCTTTCATCGAGAAAGGAGATCTCAAGAGTTTTGCAATTTCTCTTGAAAGAAGGCTTGAAGAGGACTTTACCGGAACTATGGAAGTCCTGAGGAATAAGGACTTTTTGAATCTGCTTGAGAACTATCCGAGACCAAAGAAGACATTCTATGTGGATTATGGAGAAAGGGACTCTGTTTCTTCTACTTGGATAGTGAGAGATGCTTCAGGTAACGAGTACAGGCCAGATGATTATCTTGAATTGTTTTCTAATTTCGTAAAGGAGAATCCTGAAAAGATAGCTGCAATTGGTATTCTTCTTGACAGGCCACAAGAATGGAGTACAGATGCACTTGAAGAATTAAAGAAAAAACTGGAATCTTCTCAGCAAAGATTTACAGTTGAAAATCTTCAAAGAGCACATCAAATCAAATACAGTAAGGCTCTTGTAGACATTATCTCAATGATAAAACATGCTGCCTCTGAGGAAGAAGCTTTGCTAACAGCAGAAGAGCGTGTAAGCAATGCTTTTTCCAAGGTTACGATGGGGAAAAGCTTTACAACAGATCAGCTTTTATGGCTGGAACGCATCAAGTCACATCTGATTGCAAACCTCTCTATCGATAAAGAGGACTTCGATTATATTCCGGTGTTTGCCGATTATGGCGGATGGAATAAGGCCAACCGGATCTTTGAAGGCCAGCTTGTAACCTTAATAACAGAATTTAACAGGGCAGTTGCAGCATGA
- a CDS encoding winged helix-turn-helix domain-containing protein: MEDSIDEFLGWILSVDRRVILMDYLKQHTIAKASDIAHETNRSTQNISRALKEFEDKGLIRCVTPEKTTWKRYTLTAEGRKVTEKWEVNTSGLF, translated from the coding sequence ATGGAAGATTCAATAGACGAATTTCTCGGATGGATATTAAGCGTTGACCGCCGTGTGATCCTGATGGATTATCTCAAACAGCACACAATAGCCAAAGCATCAGATATTGCTCATGAGACGAACCGTTCCACTCAGAACATCAGCCGTGCCCTTAAGGAATTTGAGGATAAAGGGCTCATCCGCTGCGTGACTCCCGAAAAGACCACATGGAAAAGATATACTCTTACAGCTGAGGGCAGGAAAGTCACTGAAAAATGGGAGGTAAACACCTCCGGTCTTTTTTAA
- the msrA gene encoding peptide-methionine (S)-S-oxide reductase MsrA — translation MHTKRNYQLSTISDTLMKQDAETPYLEDSDRGEQNLHNQILAGDYEVATFGAGSFWRAEAIFRQVAGVLGTAVGYIGGTVEFPTYQQVSTGKTGHVEAVQVVFDPEIVSYEKLLELFWELHNPTAPKGDNEKLSSQYRSMIFYHNEKQRRIAAESKRHQQDSGYFKRDIITEIAPATRFYRANEYYQQYFEKADFGGKLIK, via the coding sequence ATGCACACAAAGCGTAACTATCAGCTTTCAACGATATCCGATACTCTTATGAAACAGGATGCTGAGACTCCGTACCTCGAAGATTCAGACAGGGGTGAGCAGAACCTGCACAACCAGATATTGGCCGGTGATTATGAGGTGGCAACCTTTGGAGCAGGAAGTTTCTGGCGGGCCGAAGCAATATTCCGCCAGGTTGCAGGTGTTCTCGGTACGGCCGTAGGTTACATAGGAGGTACTGTAGAGTTCCCCACATACCAACAGGTCAGCACCGGCAAAACAGGCCATGTGGAAGCCGTACAGGTTGTTTTCGACCCTGAGATCGTTTCCTATGAAAAGCTCCTGGAACTCTTCTGGGAGCTGCATAACCCAACTGCGCCGAAGGGTGATAATGAGAAACTGTCCAGCCAGTACAGATCCATGATATTCTACCACAATGAAAAACAGCGGAGGATAGCCGCCGAATCAAAGAGGCACCAGCAGGATTCCGGCTATTTCAAAAGGGACATTATTACTGAAATTGCTCCTGCAACCCGCTTTTACAGAGCCAACGAATACTACCAGCAATATTTTGAAAAAGCAGATTTTGGCGGGAAGCTAATAAAATAG
- a CDS encoding MBL fold metallo-hydrolase: MKITFLGTGVGIPQIGRVQSGLIMEIGDRPVLFDCGCGVLGRIVEAGYDHTDIDTVVLTHLHLDHAGDVIALLKARWLSGAADAVHIYGPEGTRDWFGKAIEPYDYLKGRFEVEITELSGGEAFSPESPGAEDVGSCTTACDCVITCTPTVHSVPSLAYRVENEGRAVVYTGDTEPSEMLFRFADGADALIHECSFPVGFEITNHTTPDMLTRLMQEQALNVKHLYLTHLYLQMQGHEAEAVQHIKEHFRGDVTIAADLMKIKL, translated from the coding sequence ATGAAGATCACATTTCTTGGAACAGGTGTCGGGATTCCGCAGATTGGGAGGGTGCAGTCAGGGCTTATCATGGAGATCGGCGACAGGCCGGTACTGTTCGATTGCGGCTGCGGGGTCCTGGGGAGGATCGTGGAGGCGGGATACGATCATACGGACATCGATACGGTCGTGCTGACGCACCTGCATTTAGATCATGCGGGGGATGTGATCGCGCTGCTCAAGGCCAGGTGGCTCTCGGGCGCGGCGGATGCGGTGCATATCTACGGGCCGGAGGGGACCAGGGACTGGTTTGGGAAGGCCATCGAACCCTATGATTATCTCAAGGGCAGGTTCGAAGTGGAGATAACCGAACTCAGCGGCGGTGAAGCGTTCTCTCCCGAGAGCCCTGGTGCGGAGGATGTTGGAAGCTGCACTACTGCGTGTGACTGTGTCATCACCTGTACGCCCACGGTGCACAGCGTCCCCTCGCTGGCCTACCGGGTGGAGAATGAAGGCCGGGCAGTAGTCTATACCGGCGATACCGAACCCTCGGAAATGCTCTTCAGGTTCGCGGACGGTGCGGACGCGCTAATACACGAATGCTCTTTCCCTGTGGGTTTTGAGATCACCAACCATACAACACCCGACATGCTCACCCGTCTGATGCAAGAGCAGGCCCTCAATGTGAAACACCTGTATCTCACGCATCTTTACCTGCAGATGCAGGGGCATGAAGCTGAGGCTGTACAGCACATAAAGGAACACTTCAGGGGCGATGTCACGATAGCCGCAGATCTTATGAAAATAAAGTTATAG
- a CDS encoding DJ-1/PfpI/YhbO family deglycase/protease: MAGSDLADKKVLMIIAQKNFRDEEFFEPREIFEDAGMDVTVASNSTDEAVGALGGKVRPDATIDNVNIAEFDAVVIAGGGGSREFLWSNKKLQKLVKDAFDHEKVVAAICISPVVLARAGVLEDRKATVFKDAACIKELEKGGASYEEEDVIADDNVVTACGPDAAEKFGEAVLEALERF; the protein is encoded by the coding sequence ATGGCAGGATCTGACCTAGCAGATAAGAAAGTACTGATGATCATAGCACAGAAAAATTTCAGAGATGAGGAGTTCTTTGAACCCAGGGAGATCTTCGAGGATGCAGGAATGGATGTTACAGTTGCCAGCAACAGTACCGATGAGGCAGTGGGCGCCCTTGGAGGTAAGGTAAGGCCTGATGCCACCATAGATAATGTCAATATCGCGGAGTTCGATGCGGTGGTGATCGCAGGTGGCGGCGGTTCCCGGGAGTTCCTCTGGTCCAATAAGAAGCTCCAGAAGCTTGTGAAGGATGCCTTCGACCACGAGAAAGTAGTTGCTGCCATATGCATCTCACCGGTCGTGCTTGCCAGGGCAGGCGTGCTCGAGGACAGGAAAGCCACCGTGTTCAAGGACGCTGCATGCATAAAGGAACTGGAGAAAGGCGGAGCTTCCTATGAGGAAGAGGATGTCATCGCTGATGACAACGTGGTGACTGCCTGCGGACCGGACGCTGCTGAAAAATTCGGCGAGGCTGTCCTTGAGGCTCTGGAAAGGTTCTGA
- a CDS encoding toll/interleukin-1 receptor domain-containing protein: MINRIYISYADNDEPLAQEMAQALWAVNLESSSSMYSKILHISMSQRIRFGISHSDCVVVILTKEGTLSPRVNQELGLAAANGDNLIIVLAEDGVELPIMVQHLTPVIFTEDTFTDALGYLIYTLRNLTTFEWLRIKCPHCGEEMTQYMTPQEEVDRSLMAGTGLNTMCNYCERELFLDPRTFKPVL; encoded by the coding sequence ATGATCAACAGGATATACATCTCCTATGCTGACAACGATGAGCCTCTTGCGCAGGAAATGGCGCAGGCGCTGTGGGCTGTGAACCTTGAGAGCTCTTCTTCCATGTACAGTAAGATCCTGCATATATCCATGTCGCAGCGCATCCGTTTTGGTATCAGCCATTCAGACTGCGTGGTAGTCATTCTCACGAAGGAGGGAACCCTGTCTCCGCGCGTCAACCAGGAATTGGGCCTTGCTGCTGCCAATGGGGACAATCTCATAATCGTCCTTGCAGAAGATGGTGTAGAGCTTCCGATCATGGTGCAGCACCTGACACCTGTAATCTTCACAGAGGACACCTTTACGGATGCTCTGGGATACCTCATCTATACACTGAGAAATCTTACCACATTCGAGTGGCTCAGGATAAAATGCCCTCACTGCGGTGAGGAAATGACCCAGTACATGACGCCGCAGGAAGAAGTGGACAGGTCCCTTATGGCAGGGACCGGGCTGAACACCATGTGCAATTATTGTGAAAGAGAACTTTTTCTTGATCCCAGGACATTCAAACCTGTACTCTGA
- a CDS encoding carbonate dehydratase, whose amino-acid sequence MLYPNPQNQVPQISEKAWVSETAIIVGNVTIGDNVYIAHNAIIRADEPGSSVSIGDNCNVQDNVIIHSLSNSDVVINSNTSLAHGCIVHGPCILGEGCFVGFGSVVFDCILGSDSIVLHNATVRKVTIPPGKVIPDGMSLTVQESVDSLEGLSPELEKFKQSVIKANVSLVNGYKNLAMEA is encoded by the coding sequence GTGCTATACCCGAACCCCCAGAACCAGGTCCCGCAGATAAGCGAAAAAGCATGGGTTTCCGAAACCGCCATCATAGTAGGAAATGTCACTATAGGGGATAATGTGTATATAGCTCACAATGCCATCATCAGGGCGGATGAGCCGGGTTCATCTGTCAGTATTGGCGACAACTGTAACGTACAGGACAATGTTATCATCCATTCCCTGTCCAACTCAGATGTGGTAATAAACAGTAACACATCCCTTGCTCACGGATGTATAGTGCACGGACCCTGTATCCTTGGAGAGGGCTGCTTCGTGGGGTTCGGATCCGTTGTGTTCGATTGTATCCTGGGCTCGGATTCGATCGTGCTCCACAATGCAACCGTACGCAAGGTCACCATCCCCCCGGGCAAGGTCATCCCTGATGGAATGAGCCTGACGGTGCAGGAATCCGTTGATTCTCTTGAAGGGCTGAGCCCGGAGCTTGAAAAGTTCAAGCAGTCTGTGATAAAGGCTAATGTAAGCCTTGTCAACGGCTACAAGAACCTGGCTATGGAAGCGTAA